The following proteins are co-located in the Candidatus Planktophila lacus genome:
- a CDS encoding rod shape-determining protein, producing MSNKMSFIGRDMAVDLGTANTLVYVRGRGIVLNEPSVVAVNQDTGGILAVGLEAKKMIGRTPGNIVAIRPLKDGVIADFDTTERMLRYFIQKVHRRRYLAKPRIVVCVPSGITGVEQRAVKDAGYAAGARKVYIIEEPMAAAIGAGLPIHEPTGNMVVDIGGGTTEVAVISLGGIVTSLSIRVGGDELDQSIINWVKREFSLLLGERTAEEIKMAIGSAYPLQGENDAEIRGRDLATGLPKTIVVSAAEIRKALEEPVNAIINAVKSTLDKCPPELSSDLMDRGIVLTGGGALLKGLDERLRKETGMPIHIADRPLDAVVEGSGKCIEEFEALEKVLISEPRR from the coding sequence ATGAGTAATAAAATGTCATTTATCGGCCGAGATATGGCCGTTGACTTGGGAACTGCAAACACCCTGGTCTACGTACGTGGTCGTGGCATTGTTCTAAACGAGCCTTCAGTAGTTGCTGTAAACCAAGACACTGGCGGAATCCTTGCTGTTGGTCTTGAAGCAAAGAAAATGATTGGTCGCACACCTGGAAATATTGTTGCGATCCGTCCACTTAAGGATGGTGTTATTGCAGACTTCGATACAACCGAGCGCATGCTCCGATACTTCATCCAGAAAGTTCACCGCCGTCGTTACTTGGCAAAGCCACGCATCGTCGTTTGCGTTCCTTCAGGTATCACAGGTGTAGAACAGCGCGCAGTTAAAGATGCTGGTTATGCAGCAGGTGCGCGCAAGGTTTACATCATTGAAGAACCAATGGCTGCAGCAATCGGTGCCGGTCTTCCAATCCACGAACCGACAGGAAATATGGTTGTAGATATAGGTGGCGGAACAACTGAAGTTGCCGTTATCTCACTCGGCGGAATCGTTACATCCCTTTCAATTCGCGTTGGTGGAGATGAGCTAGATCAATCAATTATTAACTGGGTTAAGCGCGAATTCTCACTTCTTCTCGGTGAGCGCACAGCAGAAGAAATCAAGATGGCGATTGGTTCTGCCTACCCACTTCAAGGTGAAAACGATGCAGAAATCCGCGGTCGCGATCTTGCAACCGGACTTCCTAAGACAATCGTTGTATCCGCTGCAGAAATTCGCAAAGCGCTCGAAGAGCCAGTCAATGCGATCATCAATGCAGTAAAGAGCACGCTCGATAAGTGTCCACCAGAACTTTCTTCAGATCTTATGGATCGCGGAATTGTTCTAACTGGTGGAGGAGCGCTTCTTAAGGGTCTAGATGAGCGCCTTCGCAAAGAGACCGGAATGCCAATTCATATCGCTGACCGTCCATTGGATGCAGTTGTTGAAGGTTCCGGAAAGTGCATTGAAGAGTTCGAAGCCCTTGAAAAGGTTTTGATCTCCGAGCCTCGTCGATAG
- a CDS encoding bifunctional folylpolyglutamate synthase/dihydrofolate synthase, giving the protein MNNINPDDQARIDAIEKALLARWPENRIAPTLERISALVDMLGSPQLTYPTIHIGGTNGKTTTSRMVDSLLFEMGLRTGRFTSPHLESYLERICINGQPIDAKEMIFSFNDISPYLDLMDTKFDNPISFFEAITALAFAAFAEHPIDVGVIEVGMGGQWDATNVVDADVSVIMPIGLDHMEYLGNTIAEIATTKAGIIKEQGFVVLAQQEPEAAVELLRRAAEVGADVAREGLEYSIDSRAIAVGGQLISITGLRGHYDDIFLPLHGKHQASNAAAALIAVEAFFGEQDLDIDAVRAGFANVTSPGRCEIIHRDPTIILDAAHNPHGAKAIAETIQSEFTFDDVTGIVALMADKDALGILQALEPIMNQIIVTTNSAARSMAVGDLEALATQIFGADRVFAQPTLTDAIDKAIKDSVRPLSEESLAILITGSVVTVGEARTAVRKKYAKSSIEEGK; this is encoded by the coding sequence ATGAATAACATCAATCCAGATGATCAGGCGCGCATAGACGCAATCGAAAAAGCTTTGCTCGCGCGCTGGCCAGAAAATCGCATCGCACCAACTCTTGAAAGAATCTCAGCACTCGTTGACATGCTTGGCTCGCCACAACTTACTTATCCAACGATTCATATCGGTGGCACCAACGGCAAGACCACAACATCACGTATGGTCGATTCACTTCTATTTGAGATGGGTCTACGAACGGGTCGCTTCACCAGCCCGCACCTAGAAAGTTATCTAGAACGTATCTGCATCAATGGCCAACCGATCGATGCTAAAGAGATGATCTTCTCCTTTAACGACATCAGCCCTTATCTAGATTTAATGGATACCAAGTTTGATAACCCAATCTCATTCTTTGAAGCAATTACCGCACTGGCCTTTGCCGCTTTCGCAGAACATCCGATTGATGTCGGAGTAATTGAAGTCGGCATGGGTGGACAGTGGGATGCAACAAATGTTGTCGATGCCGATGTATCGGTAATTATGCCGATTGGTCTTGATCATATGGAGTACCTTGGAAACACAATTGCAGAAATTGCTACAACTAAAGCTGGAATCATTAAGGAACAAGGTTTTGTAGTCTTGGCACAACAAGAGCCCGAAGCAGCGGTAGAACTACTACGCAGAGCCGCTGAAGTCGGTGCTGATGTAGCACGTGAAGGCCTTGAATACTCAATTGATTCTCGCGCGATTGCAGTAGGTGGTCAGTTGATCTCAATTACAGGTTTGCGTGGACATTACGACGATATTTTCTTGCCGCTACACGGCAAGCACCAAGCATCAAATGCGGCGGCTGCCTTGATCGCTGTTGAAGCATTTTTCGGAGAACAAGACTTGGATATAGATGCGGTGCGCGCCGGGTTTGCCAATGTGACCTCACCAGGGCGTTGCGAGATTATTCATCGCGATCCAACAATTATCTTGGATGCCGCACATAACCCGCATGGAGCTAAGGCGATTGCAGAAACCATTCAGAGTGAATTCACCTTTGATGATGTCACAGGAATTGTTGCCCTTATGGCAGATAAGGATGCTCTAGGAATTTTGCAGGCGCTGGAGCCGATCATGAACCAAATAATTGTTACAACTAACTCGGCTGCACGATCAATGGCAGTTGGCGATTTAGAGGCTTTAGCAACCCAAATATTTGGCGCTGACCGAGTCTTTGCTCAGCCAACGCTTACCGATGCAATTGATAAAGCCATTAAGGATTCAGTTCGTCCACTTAGTGAAGAATCGTTAGCTATCTTGATAACCGGATCAGTAGTCACGGTTGGCGAAGCTCGCACTGCGGTGCGAAAGAAATATGCGAAGTCCTCGATTGAGGAAGGCAAATAA
- the rodA gene encoding rod shape-determining protein RodA yields the protein MSQRINYRKAQRPSAFAGFDPILTIAVAALLVIGTLLVYAATRNWYAANGLDPEYYLKRHVVNILIGSLLAWGTTIIDYRLIRAYTPFLWIGGVVGLTLVLIPGIGEEVNGANAWIGLPGGFQVQPAELAKISIIVGMSMILSERSHDSDAPSHRDVMQALVIAAIPVLLILAQPDMGTVFIISIAVVTIIAVSGAPLRWVAGLIIVAIVGSFAAVQVGVINDYQVKRLQAFVDPNADSQGSGYQLRQARITVGSGGLLGTGLFNGPQTNGRFVPEQQTDFIFTVAGEQLGFLGCGFIILLYLIILMRAFGIARRSSDPYGKLVCTGVIAWFAFQTFENIGMTLGMMPMTGVPLPFLSYGGSSMFANMIGFGLLQNVNARHRG from the coding sequence ATGTCCCAGCGCATTAACTACCGAAAAGCTCAGCGCCCCTCAGCTTTTGCCGGTTTTGATCCAATCCTCACAATTGCCGTTGCTGCGTTGTTGGTGATCGGAACTCTTTTGGTTTATGCCGCAACGCGAAATTGGTATGCGGCAAATGGTTTAGATCCCGAGTACTACTTAAAGCGCCATGTTGTAAATATTTTGATCGGTTCGCTACTTGCCTGGGGAACCACGATCATTGATTACCGATTGATTCGCGCGTACACGCCGTTCTTATGGATCGGCGGCGTTGTTGGGCTTACCCTGGTTTTGATTCCAGGCATTGGCGAAGAAGTAAATGGTGCAAACGCGTGGATCGGTCTACCTGGTGGATTCCAAGTACAGCCGGCAGAGCTGGCAAAGATTTCAATCATCGTTGGTATGTCGATGATTTTATCTGAGCGTAGCCACGACTCAGATGCGCCTTCCCACAGAGATGTTATGCAGGCGCTGGTTATTGCAGCAATTCCAGTTCTCTTAATTCTGGCTCAACCAGATATGGGAACTGTTTTTATTATTAGTATCGCGGTCGTAACAATCATTGCAGTATCTGGCGCCCCACTTCGTTGGGTTGCGGGATTAATCATTGTTGCCATCGTTGGCAGTTTTGCAGCGGTGCAAGTCGGTGTTATTAATGATTACCAGGTAAAGCGCTTACAGGCCTTTGTTGATCCAAATGCAGATTCGCAGGGGAGTGGTTACCAATTACGTCAGGCACGAATCACCGTTGGCTCTGGTGGATTACTTGGCACAGGATTATTCAACGGCCCACAAACAAATGGACGTTTCGTTCCTGAACAACAAACTGACTTTATCTTCACAGTTGCTGGAGAGCAGTTAGGTTTTCTTGGCTGCGGATTTATAATTCTCTTGTATCTAATTATTTTGATGCGGGCATTTGGAATCGCCCGAAGATCTAGCGACCCTTATGGAAAATTAGTTTGCACCGGTGTTATCGCTTGGTTTGCATTTCAAACATTTGAAAACATCGGTATGACTTTAGGCATGATGCCTATGACTGGTGTTCCGCTGCCATTCCTGTCTTATGGTGGCTCAAGCATGTTCGCCAATATGATCGGTTTCGGTCTATTGCAAAACGTAAACGCTCGCCACCGCGGCTAA
- a CDS encoding DUF4233 domain-containing protein, which yields MRVLGSAVLSMEFLIMGFAMLLAKDSGEPLTLIYGAVVMFLMIYAIRLLKKRSGWIFGSILQIAMAAYSFVVPSMAIVNVMFVGLWIAAIIVGRKGEAARAALLAQGNPADRKGDEK from the coding sequence ATGCGCGTACTTGGTTCTGCTGTACTTTCCATGGAATTTTTGATTATGGGTTTTGCAATGTTGCTTGCGAAAGATAGCGGCGAGCCGCTGACTTTAATTTATGGCGCAGTAGTTATGTTTTTAATGATCTATGCAATTCGACTTCTCAAGAAGCGCTCAGGTTGGATCTTTGGTTCAATTCTTCAGATCGCAATGGCTGCATATAGCTTTGTTGTTCCATCCATGGCGATTGTTAATGTCATGTTCGTGGGGTTATGGATTGCGGCGATAATTGTTGGCCGTAAGGGTGAGGCCGCCCGCGCCGCCCTTTTGGCGCAAGGTAACCCCGCCGACCGCAAAGGCGATGAAAAGTAG
- the mreC gene encoding rod shape-determining protein MreC yields the protein MRSGGDNRGRLLLISLIVTALFLITLDLRGVQVITGLRNGSQSALSPVQSVAATIFRPVGNFFSDVTQLGRTRGEIERLKATNEKLRKELIDRKNADAELAKLKSVLDLAGTAKYKVVNAKVISLGSTSSFTQTITIDAGTNDGVRQNMTVITGLGLVGVVKISYPNSALVQLATDPAFKVGARVAGSQQIGILSGQGTSKAVLQLLDNQTTLKVGDVILARGSVNNRPFVPGVPIGQVTSVDNAAGAVTQTADIKLYVNFSALSTVAVVVSAPKEDPRDALVPRAPVPTPVPTVTIYAQPSESPAP from the coding sequence ATGCGTAGCGGCGGCGACAACCGCGGTCGTCTCCTTCTCATTTCACTTATTGTTACTGCGCTTTTTCTAATTACTTTAGATCTCCGCGGCGTACAAGTGATAACTGGGCTACGTAACGGTTCACAATCTGCGCTTTCACCAGTTCAATCAGTTGCCGCCACAATCTTTCGCCCGGTTGGAAATTTCTTCTCTGATGTAACCCAACTTGGTCGCACTCGCGGAGAAATTGAGAGATTAAAGGCGACCAATGAAAAATTGCGCAAAGAGCTAATTGATCGCAAGAACGCCGATGCCGAACTTGCAAAATTAAAATCAGTACTTGATCTCGCAGGCACCGCCAAATATAAAGTTGTAAATGCCAAGGTTATTTCACTTGGATCTACTTCTTCCTTTACCCAAACAATCACTATCGATGCTGGAACCAATGATGGTGTTCGCCAAAATATGACGGTAATTACCGGGCTTGGTTTAGTTGGCGTTGTGAAAATTTCTTATCCAAATAGCGCGCTGGTGCAGTTGGCAACCGACCCGGCATTTAAAGTCGGAGCAAGAGTTGCTGGCAGTCAGCAAATTGGAATTTTGAGCGGGCAAGGCACTTCCAAAGCAGTACTCCAACTTTTAGATAATCAAACAACTCTTAAAGTCGGCGATGTAATTCTGGCTCGTGGCAGCGTCAACAATCGACCATTTGTTCCTGGTGTTCCTATCGGCCAAGTAACCTCAGTAGATAATGCAGCGGGTGCGGTAACCCAAACTGCGGATATCAAGCTCTACGTTAATTTCTCGGCGCTTAGTACTGTGGCAGTTGTTGTCTCTGCGCCGAAGGAAGATCCACGCGATGCGCTAGTTCCAAGAGCGCCGGTTCCAACGCCAGTTCCAACTGTGACTATCTACGCTCAACCATCAGAATCGCCAGCCCCATAA
- the mreD gene encoding rod shape-determining protein MreD — protein MFARRFFISLPIFTLIYILQESVVTQFKLFGGGFSLFLIFALLWSALGTPEMGALTGFGAGLLMDLSQSASGPMGQWTLIMILAGFAVSYLGYGDDNFRGNPISLIFTVAAAVVVIRLIYLILGLFLGSDTGSTWSVFLSLFSSAFWSAALAPLLLPVVTRIHEALFDVKSRI, from the coding sequence ATGTTTGCCCGCAGATTCTTTATCTCACTTCCAATATTTACTCTTATCTATATTCTGCAAGAGAGCGTTGTTACCCAATTTAAATTATTCGGTGGGGGATTCTCACTATTTTTAATATTCGCGCTTCTCTGGTCTGCGCTCGGCACTCCAGAAATGGGAGCGTTAACTGGTTTCGGCGCTGGGCTTTTGATGGATCTTTCGCAAAGCGCTTCCGGACCAATGGGACAGTGGACTCTGATAATGATCCTGGCAGGTTTCGCAGTCTCTTATCTTGGATACGGCGACGATAATTTCCGCGGTAATCCAATTTCATTGATCTTCACAGTCGCTGCAGCAGTCGTAGTAATCCGCTTGATCTACTTAATTCTCGGACTCTTCCTAGGCAGCGATACTGGAAGTACTTGGTCGGTTTTTCTCTCGCTCTTCTCATCTGCTTTCTGGTCAGCAGCACTTGCTCCGCTACTGCTACCTGTTGTTACCAGAATTCATGAAGCGCTCTTTGATGTTAAGAGTCGGATATGA
- a CDS encoding valine--tRNA ligase, giving the protein MSSSSPSGKELASTFNPADIESSLYSKWLKADYFTADASSSKEAFTIVLPPPNVTGVLHIGHALDQTLQDCLSRMKRMKGYEVLWLPGMDHAGIATQNVVEKQLGAQGLSRHDLGREEFVKKVWEWKAESGGAILDQMKRLGVSVDWSRERFTMDEGMSKAVVSIFKKMHDAGLIYRAERIINWCPRCLTALSDIEVDHQDDAGEFVQIRYGEGEQSIVVATTRAETMLGDGAVAVHPDDPRYKHMIGTEVLLPLVDRMIPIIADELVEMDFGTGAVKVTAAHDPNDFEMAVRHNVPFVVIMNEHGVMAGTGTEFDGMDRFDARVAVVAKLKEMGRVVAEKRPYIHAVGHCSRCDTTVEPRLSKQWFVKVAPLAKASADAVRSGEVKIEPEALAPRYFEWVDNMHDWCISRQLWWGHRIPVWYGPNGEVEVVGPDQTAPAGWSQDPDVLDTWFSSGQWAFSTFGWPEKSADLAKFYPTSVLVTGYDILFFWVVRMMMMSTFAMDGVAPFKTIMLHGLVRDQFGKKMSKSRGNVIDPIEFMDKYGADALRFTLARGANPGTDQALAEDWIGGSRNFATKLWNATRFAMMNGANVNGSLPATSDLNAIDRWILSRLSETLRDVDSLLEGYEFARACETLYHFAWDDLCDWYLELSKETFASDNKANSQRVLGHVLDQLLRTLHPVMPFITEELWCTLTGGESLVVAQWPKADSSHVDKKSEKLISTLQEVVTEVRRFRNDQGLKPSQKVPGRFSGSADVLEYSSALRFLLKLEDKDFTPSASLEIGGIKIELDLTGSIDVVAERARLEKDLAAAKKDLQTAEVKLGNAGFMAKAPADVVVEIKERLGKTTADIERITAALAALK; this is encoded by the coding sequence ATGTCTTCAAGCTCGCCATCTGGCAAAGAACTCGCATCGACCTTTAATCCGGCCGATATTGAGTCCAGCCTTTATTCAAAATGGCTGAAAGCTGATTACTTCACTGCAGATGCTTCATCTTCTAAAGAGGCGTTCACAATTGTTCTCCCTCCACCAAATGTGACCGGTGTTCTACATATTGGTCACGCGCTAGATCAAACTCTGCAAGATTGTTTATCGCGCATGAAGCGCATGAAGGGTTACGAAGTTCTCTGGTTACCCGGAATGGATCACGCGGGCATTGCAACGCAGAACGTTGTTGAAAAACAATTAGGCGCACAAGGGCTTTCACGCCATGACTTAGGACGCGAAGAGTTTGTTAAGAAAGTTTGGGAATGGAAAGCCGAATCCGGTGGAGCAATTCTTGACCAGATGAAGCGCCTCGGCGTTAGCGTCGACTGGTCGCGCGAGCGTTTCACAATGGATGAAGGCATGTCGAAAGCCGTCGTCTCAATTTTTAAGAAGATGCACGATGCGGGGCTTATCTATCGCGCAGAGCGCATCATCAACTGGTGTCCGCGTTGTTTAACAGCGCTTTCCGATATCGAAGTTGATCACCAAGATGATGCGGGCGAGTTTGTTCAGATCCGTTACGGCGAAGGTGAACAATCAATCGTTGTCGCAACCACGCGTGCTGAAACGATGTTGGGCGATGGCGCTGTAGCAGTTCACCCAGATGACCCGCGCTATAAGCACATGATCGGTACTGAAGTTTTGCTTCCTCTGGTTGATCGCATGATTCCGATCATCGCCGACGAACTTGTAGAAATGGATTTTGGAACCGGAGCGGTAAAGGTAACTGCCGCGCACGATCCAAATGACTTTGAAATGGCAGTACGTCACAACGTCCCATTCGTTGTAATCATGAACGAACACGGCGTAATGGCTGGCACCGGAACCGAATTCGATGGCATGGATCGCTTCGATGCCCGCGTTGCAGTTGTTGCAAAGCTTAAAGAGATGGGGCGCGTTGTCGCCGAAAAGCGTCCATATATTCACGCTGTTGGCCATTGTTCTCGTTGCGATACAACTGTTGAACCAAGACTTTCAAAGCAGTGGTTTGTAAAGGTTGCACCTCTTGCTAAAGCATCAGCAGATGCTGTGCGCAGCGGTGAAGTAAAGATTGAACCAGAAGCGCTTGCACCTAGATATTTTGAGTGGGTAGATAACATGCACGACTGGTGTATCTCTCGCCAACTTTGGTGGGGCCATCGCATTCCAGTTTGGTATGGACCAAATGGTGAAGTTGAAGTTGTTGGACCTGACCAAACTGCACCTGCAGGTTGGTCACAGGATCCAGATGTTTTAGATACCTGGTTCTCATCAGGTCAGTGGGCATTTTCTACCTTCGGTTGGCCAGAAAAATCAGCCGATCTTGCTAAGTTCTATCCAACAAGCGTTCTTGTAACTGGTTATGACATTCTCTTCTTCTGGGTAGTTCGCATGATGATGATGTCCACCTTTGCAATGGATGGCGTTGCTCCATTTAAAACGATCATGTTGCACGGTCTAGTGCGCGATCAATTCGGCAAGAAGATGTCGAAGAGTCGCGGAAATGTAATTGATCCAATTGAGTTTATGGATAAGTACGGCGCCGATGCGCTGCGCTTCACTCTCGCACGTGGTGCTAATCCAGGCACCGATCAAGCGCTAGCTGAAGATTGGATCGGCGGATCTCGTAACTTTGCAACCAAGCTTTGGAATGCAACTCGCTTTGCGATGATGAACGGTGCAAATGTAAATGGATCGCTACCGGCTACATCTGATTTAAATGCAATTGATCGCTGGATCTTGTCTCGCCTTAGCGAAACTCTGCGCGATGTTGATTCACTTCTCGAAGGCTACGAATTTGCTCGCGCTTGTGAAACTCTCTACCACTTTGCTTGGGATGACCTCTGTGACTGGTATCTAGAGTTATCTAAAGAAACTTTCGCCTCTGATAACAAGGCAAATTCACAACGCGTGCTTGGCCATGTTCTTGATCAACTGCTGCGCACTCTGCACCCAGTAATGCCATTTATTACTGAAGAACTCTGGTGCACGCTCACCGGGGGAGAGTCCCTTGTTGTCGCTCAATGGCCGAAGGCAGATAGTTCACACGTTGATAAAAAGTCAGAGAAACTGATTTCAACTCTGCAAGAAGTCGTTACTGAAGTTCGTCGCTTCCGCAATGATCAAGGGCTTAAGCCTTCTCAGAAAGTGCCGGGCCGTTTCTCTGGCTCTGCCGATGTGCTCGAATACTCCAGCGCCTTGCGCTTCTTATTGAAGCTTGAAGATAAAGATTTCACACCATCTGCATCCCTTGAAATTGGCGGCATAAAGATCGAACTCGATCTAACTGGTTCGATCGATGTTGTGGCTGAGCGCGCACGATTAGAGAAAGATTTAGCCGCCGCCAAGAAAGATCTTCAGACCGCTGAAGTTAAATTAGGCAACGCTGGCTTTATGGCCAAGGCACCGGCTGATGTCGTTGTCGAGATTAAAGAGCGCTTGGGTAAGACAACTGCAGATATCGAACGCATTACTGCCGCTCTTGCTGCGCTAAAGTAA
- the ndk gene encoding nucleoside-diphosphate kinase — protein sequence MSTEKTLILVKPDGVRRQLVGEVISRIEKKGYVVTALKMMQADRALLERHYAEHQGKPFFEPLVEFMMSGPIVAIVAEGNRVIEGFRSLAGVTDPTVAAPGTIRGDLARDQGTKVVQNIVHGSDSPESAAREIEIFFGK from the coding sequence GTGAGCACAGAAAAGACCTTGATCCTCGTAAAGCCAGATGGCGTACGCCGCCAATTGGTAGGCGAAGTTATTTCGCGTATCGAGAAGAAAGGTTATGTTGTAACCGCGCTCAAGATGATGCAGGCAGATCGCGCTCTTCTAGAACGTCATTACGCAGAACATCAAGGCAAACCATTTTTCGAACCACTAGTTGAGTTCATGATGTCAGGTCCGATCGTTGCAATAGTTGCCGAAGGAAATCGCGTAATCGAAGGTTTCCGTTCCCTTGCTGGAGTAACTGATCCAACGGTTGCAGCGCCCGGAACAATTCGCGGCGATCTAGCTCGCGATCAAGGCACAAAAGTTGTTCAGAACATCGTGCATGGTTCAGATTCACCAGAATCTGCAGCACGCGAAATCGAAATTTTCTTCGGCAAGTAA
- the mrdA gene encoding penicillin-binding protein 2, which translates to MNQRARLSLLVVQIFIFSLLFGLMGRLFYLQVAAGPKYRDAALSIQSRDVVTPATRGLIVDSSGVPLALNRVGVAITVDRTKLDRQSDKGVAVLRSLSTLLKIEYRDIYQRTRLCGELAKGERAGCWTGSRFQPIPLTKEADPELALRIVERPDQYPGVSATPVSIRNYPGNAGANAAHLLGYIGPLTEEDLSGANGRSYFRSESIGKAGLEIQYDEYLRGSPGIKTVIVDRKEAVTSTTQNSKPVGGNHLVTSIDVRVQAAAETALADAVRRARSMGYPSDGAAAVVMDVRNGQIIALASHPTYDPNAFERGLTVAEAKNLYSEKAGVPALSRALQGLFAPASTFKAVSAVAAANAGYDLNASYDCPSQVEVGTRAFQNFESKAQGRISMKKAIAVSCDTIWYRIAFDEWLRDGGLKPKSNAKDHFFSAAKGFQVGVKTGIDLPSESSGRLADREWRKSWYEQNKDFYCNYKERASKSQQTAFLVQLAYENCLDGDKIRAGDAVNFSIGQGDTVISPLKLAQMYAAIANGGTILKPTIAKAIVKTDGTVIKEFKPEKLGVIPATKETIKFLHGSLREVVISGTGAGAFNSFPIPISGKTGTAQVFGRNPNGSAKADTSWFASYGPTNKPRFAVVMMVSQGGFGASVSGVGTRKIYETLFGVEGSKVSSAKILFPSGIPPVGLPKISPATKVKGAK; encoded by the coding sequence ATGAATCAGCGCGCAAGACTTAGCCTTTTGGTTGTACAAATCTTTATTTTCTCTCTGCTCTTTGGATTAATGGGCCGCTTGTTCTACCTACAGGTTGCTGCAGGTCCGAAATACCGTGATGCCGCACTATCTATTCAAAGTCGCGATGTTGTCACGCCTGCAACACGTGGGTTAATAGTTGATTCATCGGGGGTGCCACTGGCACTTAACAGAGTCGGTGTCGCTATCACCGTAGATCGCACAAAATTGGATCGCCAGTCAGATAAAGGTGTTGCAGTTCTGCGAAGTCTTTCAACTTTGCTAAAGATTGAATATAGAGATATCTATCAAAGAACCAGACTTTGCGGAGAACTGGCCAAGGGAGAACGTGCGGGATGCTGGACAGGTTCTCGTTTCCAACCGATTCCGCTAACCAAGGAAGCCGATCCCGAACTTGCCTTACGTATAGTCGAACGTCCAGACCAGTATCCGGGAGTCTCGGCAACACCGGTTTCGATAAGAAACTATCCAGGAAACGCTGGCGCTAATGCTGCGCATTTACTTGGTTACATCGGACCGCTTACAGAAGAAGATTTATCGGGCGCTAACGGCAGAAGTTATTTCAGATCTGAGTCAATTGGTAAAGCAGGACTTGAGATTCAATACGATGAATATTTAAGAGGATCACCGGGTATAAAGACCGTTATCGTTGATCGTAAAGAAGCGGTAACAAGTACGACTCAAAATTCAAAGCCAGTTGGCGGAAATCACCTAGTAACAAGTATTGATGTTCGCGTTCAAGCCGCTGCCGAAACGGCGCTAGCCGATGCAGTGCGACGTGCGCGATCAATGGGGTATCCATCAGATGGCGCCGCTGCAGTTGTAATGGATGTTCGCAACGGACAGATAATCGCTCTTGCATCGCATCCGACTTACGATCCAAATGCATTTGAGCGCGGGCTGACCGTTGCTGAGGCAAAGAATTTGTATAGCGAGAAGGCGGGCGTACCTGCGCTCTCACGCGCGCTGCAAGGACTTTTTGCCCCTGCGTCAACATTTAAAGCGGTCTCAGCAGTTGCTGCAGCCAATGCAGGTTATGACTTAAACGCTTCTTACGATTGTCCTTCACAAGTTGAAGTAGGCACGCGCGCCTTTCAAAACTTCGAAAGCAAAGCGCAGGGGCGAATTTCAATGAAAAAGGCGATTGCGGTTTCCTGTGACACTATTTGGTATCGCATCGCCTTTGATGAATGGCTTCGCGATGGTGGCCTAAAACCTAAATCAAATGCAAAGGACCACTTCTTTAGCGCGGCAAAAGGATTTCAGGTTGGCGTAAAGACGGGAATTGACCTGCCATCTGAATCATCTGGACGATTAGCAGATCGCGAATGGCGTAAATCTTGGTATGAACAGAATAAAGATTTCTATTGCAATTACAAAGAGCGCGCCTCAAAGAGTCAGCAAACCGCGTTCTTGGTACAACTCGCATATGAAAACTGTTTAGATGGCGACAAGATTCGCGCAGGCGATGCAGTTAACTTCTCAATTGGCCAAGGCGACACAGTTATATCTCCACTAAAGCTGGCGCAGATGTACGCCGCGATTGCCAATGGCGGAACTATTTTGAAGCCAACTATTGCCAAAGCAATTGTGAAAACTGATGGCACCGTAATCAAAGAGTTTAAGCCAGAAAAATTAGGAGTAATTCCTGCCACTAAAGAGACGATTAAATTCCTTCATGGTTCACTTCGCGAAGTTGTAATCAGTGGAACTGGTGCTGGAGCATTTAACTCATTTCCGATTCCTATCAGTGGAAAAACCGGAACAGCGCAAGTTTTTGGTCGCAATCCAAATGGCAGCGCGAAGGCAGATACATCTTGGTTTGCATCCTACGGTCCAACCAATAAACCTAGATTTGCCGTCGTCATGATGGTGAGCCAGGGTGGTTTTGGTGCATCAGTATCAGGTGTAGGAACGCGCAAGATTTACGAGACTTTATTTGGCGTTGAGGGATCGAAGGTAAGTTCAGCGAAGATTTTGTTCCCAAGTGGAATTCCGCCCGTAGGATTGCCGAAGATTTCTCCAGCAACAAAAGTTAAGGGTGCCAAATGA